In Actinomadura citrea, a single window of DNA contains:
- a CDS encoding response regulator codes for MSAPVRVLVCDDQALIRTGFATIIDAQPDLEVVGECGNGRAGVDLARRLNPDMVVMDVRMPVLDGIGATRLLAGAGVEDPVKVLVVTTFNLDEYVYEALRAGASGFLLKDAPPAQILHGIRTVAAGAALLAPEVTRQLVGRYAARIRPAPGTADDVALTSRELEVLRLIADGLSNREIAATLVLSQETVKTYVSRVLTKLDLRDRVQAVVYAYRNGLVT; via the coding sequence GTGAGCGCACCCGTCCGGGTGCTGGTCTGCGACGACCAGGCGCTGATCCGCACCGGCTTCGCGACGATCATCGATGCCCAGCCCGACCTGGAGGTGGTGGGCGAGTGCGGGAACGGGCGGGCCGGGGTCGACCTCGCCCGCCGCCTGAACCCGGACATGGTGGTGATGGACGTCCGGATGCCGGTGCTCGACGGCATCGGAGCGACGCGCCTGCTGGCCGGCGCCGGGGTCGAGGACCCCGTCAAGGTGCTCGTGGTGACGACGTTCAACCTGGACGAGTACGTGTACGAGGCGCTGCGCGCGGGCGCGAGCGGGTTCCTGCTCAAGGACGCCCCACCGGCGCAGATCCTGCACGGTATCCGCACCGTCGCAGCCGGGGCCGCTCTGCTGGCGCCCGAGGTGACGCGGCAGCTCGTCGGCAGGTACGCGGCGCGGATCCGGCCCGCCCCCGGCACGGCGGACGACGTCGCGCTGACCTCGCGCGAACTGGAGGTGTTGCGCCTCATCGCCGACGGCCTTTCCAACCGCGAGATCGCCGCGACTCTGGTCCTCAGCCAGGAGACCGTCAAGACCTACGTGTCGCGCGTCCTCACCAAACTCGATCTGCGCGACCGCGTGCAGGCCGTCGTCTACGCCTACCGCAACGGCCTGGTCACCTGA
- a CDS encoding sensor histidine kinase, protein MIDLRRVEALWRSRNVIVRDLPLALLLIVMSFLPVLRGHETHVGELPARPFDALAIAALALHCLPLAVRRRWPGACLVLVSLGFAVAELRGYHMVAGTALPIALMSAGAHLERHRRITVIVLSAAYVPLAVALHRLGGAEHLDGYVIFYLALAVVWGIGSWLRSTRTAEAERRLRIAEATRAAERTRIARELHDVVTHHVTAMVVQAEAARYLTGAPDRLDATLNAVSDTGRRAITDLRHLLDLLNPDHGTPPRDDAGTESTGDLRTLVEQTRKAGQPVEFTEEGEPAESAGSAELVAYRVVQEALTNALKHAHGNRTFTRVRYGEKEIIVQVGTDGPGKRIGTPGGSGRGLAGLRDRVGALGGEFSAGAEAGGGFVVRARIPTGSPS, encoded by the coding sequence GTGATCGATCTGCGGCGGGTCGAGGCCCTGTGGCGGAGTCGGAACGTGATCGTCCGCGATCTCCCGCTCGCGCTCCTGCTCATCGTCATGTCGTTCCTGCCGGTGCTCCGCGGCCATGAGACGCATGTCGGCGAACTTCCGGCCCGTCCCTTCGACGCGCTGGCCATCGCGGCGCTCGCCCTCCACTGCCTCCCGCTCGCGGTGCGCCGGCGGTGGCCGGGCGCGTGCCTCGTCCTGGTGTCGCTCGGATTCGCCGTCGCGGAACTCCGCGGGTACCACATGGTCGCGGGTACCGCATTGCCCATCGCGCTGATGAGCGCCGGCGCCCACCTGGAACGCCACCGGCGTATCACTGTGATCGTCCTGTCCGCCGCGTACGTGCCGCTGGCCGTCGCGCTCCACCGGCTCGGCGGGGCCGAGCATCTGGACGGGTACGTGATCTTCTACCTTGCGCTGGCCGTCGTCTGGGGCATCGGGTCCTGGCTGCGTTCCACCCGCACCGCCGAGGCCGAGCGCCGCCTCCGCATCGCCGAGGCCACCCGTGCCGCCGAACGCACCCGCATCGCCCGCGAGCTCCACGACGTCGTGACCCACCATGTGACGGCGATGGTCGTGCAGGCCGAGGCGGCACGGTACCTGACCGGCGCGCCCGATCGGCTCGACGCGACCCTGAACGCCGTCTCCGACACCGGACGGCGCGCCATCACCGACCTGCGGCACCTGCTCGACCTGCTCAACCCCGACCACGGCACGCCGCCCCGAGACGACGCCGGGACGGAGTCCACCGGCGACCTCCGCACCCTCGTGGAGCAGACGCGCAAGGCCGGGCAACCGGTGGAGTTCACCGAGGAGGGCGAGCCCGCCGAGTCCGCCGGCAGCGCCGAGCTGGTGGCGTACCGGGTCGTCCAGGAGGCCCTGACCAACGCCCTCAAGCACGCCCACGGCAACCGCACTTTCACCCGGGTGCGCTACGGCGAGAAGGAGATCATCGTGCAGGTCGGCACCGACGGTCCCGGAAAGCGGATCGGGACCCCCGGCGGGAGCGGGCGGGGCCTGGCCGGGCTCCGCGACCGGGTCGGCGCTCTCGGCGGCGAGTTCAGCGCGGGCGCGGAGGCCGGCGGCGGTTTCGTCGTGCGGGCGCGCATCCCGACGGGGAGCCCGTCGTGA
- a CDS encoding VOC family protein translates to MSDQGDLPAPSQGLVLTHFLTVRDVAVSREFYANVLGGTVVLQENPAIVRVANTWIIMNPGGGPTPDKPDVILRPPEPGDPVSTFLNVRVADIEAFYAAAAAQGAEFLTEPLDRKAEIRCYMRDPDGYLIEVGQATGMLHGVFADRPAPG, encoded by the coding sequence ATGTCGGACCAAGGCGATCTTCCGGCCCCGAGCCAGGGGCTCGTGCTCACGCACTTCCTGACGGTCCGGGACGTAGCCGTCTCCAGGGAGTTCTACGCGAACGTCCTTGGCGGCACGGTGGTGCTCCAGGAGAACCCGGCCATCGTGCGGGTGGCCAACACCTGGATCATCATGAACCCCGGCGGTGGTCCCACACCGGACAAGCCCGACGTCATCCTCAGGCCGCCCGAGCCCGGCGATCCGGTGTCGACTTTCCTCAACGTCCGGGTGGCCGACATCGAAGCGTTCTACGCCGCGGCCGCGGCCCAGGGTGCGGAGTTCCTGACCGAGCCCCTGGACCGCAAGGCGGAGATCCGCTGCTACATGCGCGACCCGGACGGCTACCTCATCGAGGTCGGGCAGGCCACGGGCATGCTTCACGGTGTCTTTGCCGATCGTCCCGCGCCCGGCTAG
- a CDS encoding isochorismatase family cysteine hydrolase, which translates to MWRIEAREYARQERRRGRRFAFTELVPARTALVVIDMVPFFVSDNPYCRGIVPNIHRLAEALRAADGTVAWVLPAVGERTAVADEFFGPEAAEMYRTSGGTGPMTERLWRDFVVHADDLLVEKSAASAFFPGRCPLPDLLEQREIDTVLITGTVTNVCCESSARDASTLGYRVIMVADANAARRDRDHNATLHTVYRTFGDVRPTSDVLSMIGLLS; encoded by the coding sequence GTGTGGCGGATCGAGGCCCGGGAGTACGCCCGCCAGGAACGCCGCCGTGGCCGCCGTTTCGCGTTCACGGAACTCGTTCCCGCCCGTACGGCCCTGGTGGTGATCGACATGGTGCCGTTCTTCGTGTCCGACAACCCCTACTGCCGGGGGATCGTGCCCAACATCCACCGCCTGGCCGAGGCTCTCCGGGCCGCGGACGGTACGGTCGCCTGGGTCCTGCCGGCGGTGGGCGAGCGCACCGCGGTGGCCGACGAGTTCTTCGGACCGGAAGCGGCCGAGATGTACCGGACTTCCGGCGGCACCGGGCCGATGACCGAGCGCCTGTGGCGTGACTTCGTGGTCCATGCCGACGATCTGCTGGTGGAGAAGTCGGCGGCCAGCGCCTTCTTTCCGGGGCGTTGTCCGCTTCCGGATCTGTTGGAACAGCGCGAGATCGACACCGTCCTGATCACCGGCACCGTCACCAACGTGTGCTGCGAGTCCTCTGCACGCGATGCGAGCACCCTCGGATACCGGGTCATCATGGTCGCCGACGCGAACGCGGCACGCCGCGACCGGGACCACAACGCCACCCTGCACACCGTCTACCGGACCTTCGGCGACGTCCGCCCGACGTCTGATGTCCTCAGCATGATCGGATTGCTGTCATAG
- a CDS encoding citryl-CoA lyase — MNDIDPTGAVAEWWATAITRMEPGVIELRGRPVQDLIGTTGLTSMIWLMLRGDLPAPRQAALLEAALVAAVDHGPQAPSIAIARMAATCGVGLNNAVASAVNTLGDTHGGAGEQCVRLLDDVLRREAAGLDLRTATEQTIAAWPRHLPGFGHRFHPRDPRRDPLIGLVEDAVRDGVVPGDHLRAGTSVETLLAEGRDRPVPMNIDGATAIIYAELGFPAPLARGLFVLSRSIGILAHAWEETQSGRRNKGPIPRTILPARPGRTDTA; from the coding sequence GTGAACGACATCGACCCGACGGGCGCCGTCGCGGAATGGTGGGCGACCGCCATCACCCGCATGGAACCCGGCGTCATCGAACTGCGCGGCCGCCCCGTCCAGGACCTCATCGGCACCACCGGCCTCACCTCCATGATCTGGCTGATGCTGCGCGGCGACCTCCCGGCACCCCGGCAGGCGGCCCTGCTGGAGGCGGCGCTCGTCGCCGCCGTCGACCACGGCCCCCAAGCCCCCTCGATCGCCATCGCCCGCATGGCCGCCACCTGCGGCGTCGGCCTCAACAACGCCGTCGCCAGCGCCGTCAACACCCTCGGCGACACCCACGGCGGCGCGGGCGAACAGTGCGTCCGGCTCCTGGACGACGTCCTGCGGCGCGAGGCCGCCGGCCTCGACCTCCGCACGGCGACCGAGCAGACCATCGCCGCCTGGCCGCGCCACCTCCCGGGATTCGGCCACCGCTTCCATCCCCGCGACCCCCGCCGCGACCCGCTGATCGGCCTGGTCGAGGACGCCGTCCGCGACGGCGTCGTCCCCGGCGACCACCTCCGCGCCGGAACGTCGGTGGAGACCCTCCTCGCCGAGGGCCGCGACAGGCCCGTCCCGATGAACATCGACGGCGCCACCGCCATCATCTACGCCGAACTCGGATTCCCCGCCCCGCTCGCGCGCGGCCTGTTCGTCCTCAGCCGCAGCATCGGCATCCTCGCCCACGCCTGGGAGGAGACCCAGAGCGGCCGGCGCAACAAGGGCCCCATCCCCCGCACGATCCTCCCGGCGCGGCCTGGACGCACTGACACGGCCTGA
- a CDS encoding winged helix DNA-binding domain-containing protein has translation MSPTTVLGTRALNRATLARQLLLERADLPVHDAVAHLCGLQAQEPQAPFVGLWSRLRTFAPVTLDELLVGRRVVRTHLMRRTVHLVTADDALAWRARHDPMLRQRVLGVYRGELAGVDLDELAAEGRAVLADGEPRSMPELGRALADRWPDPGPRALGEMLVSALVPMVQLPPRGMWRTKAGVRNVPLSSWLGREIDPPAREGADPVGETLVRRYLAAYGPAATADLRAWCGLAGLPAAVAAIREELVAFRDERGRELLDLPDAPRPDPDTPAPVRFLPAFDNALLGYQDRSRIVDDAHRGLSVAGARVVLVDGRVAATWGIEDGNVSVTPLRRFSRDDRAGVDEQGRALAAFLFSDDRHRVQIDASPR, from the coding sequence ATGAGCCCGACGACCGTGTTGGGCACCCGGGCCCTCAACCGCGCCACGCTCGCCCGGCAGCTGTTGCTCGAACGCGCCGACCTGCCCGTCCACGACGCCGTCGCGCACCTGTGCGGCCTTCAGGCGCAGGAACCGCAGGCACCGTTCGTCGGGCTCTGGTCGCGGCTGCGCACGTTCGCCCCGGTGACGCTGGACGAGTTGCTGGTGGGGCGGCGCGTGGTGCGGACCCATCTCATGCGTCGCACCGTCCACCTCGTCACCGCCGACGACGCCCTGGCCTGGCGGGCCCGCCACGACCCCATGCTGCGGCAGCGGGTGCTCGGGGTCTACCGCGGCGAGCTCGCCGGAGTGGACCTCGACGAGCTCGCCGCGGAGGGCCGGGCGGTGCTGGCCGACGGCGAGCCCCGCTCGATGCCCGAGCTCGGCCGGGCGCTCGCCGACCGGTGGCCGGACCCGGGCCCGCGGGCGCTGGGCGAGATGCTGGTTTCCGCCCTTGTCCCGATGGTGCAACTGCCGCCGCGCGGGATGTGGCGCACGAAGGCGGGGGTCCGCAACGTCCCGCTGTCCTCCTGGCTGGGGCGCGAGATCGATCCCCCGGCCCGGGAGGGCGCCGATCCGGTCGGCGAGACACTCGTCCGGCGCTACCTGGCCGCGTACGGACCCGCCGCCACGGCCGACCTGCGCGCCTGGTGCGGCCTCGCCGGCCTGCCCGCCGCGGTCGCCGCGATACGCGAGGAGCTGGTCGCCTTCCGCGACGAGCGAGGCCGGGAACTGCTTGACCTGCCCGACGCACCGCGTCCCGATCCCGACACCCCCGCCCCCGTGCGCTTCCTGCCGGCCTTCGACAACGCACTCCTCGGCTACCAGGACCGCAGCCGAATCGTCGACGACGCCCATCGCGGACTGTCGGTCGCCGGTGCCCGCGTCGTCCTGGTCGACGGCCGGGTGGCCGCGACCTGGGGCATCGAGGACGGCAACGTGAGCGTCACCCCGCTGCGCCGCTTCTCCCGGGACGACCGCGCCGGCGTCGATGAACAGGGACGGGCACTGGCGGCGTTCCTCTTCTCCGACGACCGACACCGCGTACAGATCGACGCGTCCCCTCGGTGA
- a CDS encoding CPBP family intramembrane glutamic endopeptidase, with product MRSLKQLLPVAAVAFVGGRGLMAVKDNALLSLVLGVATAALAVLVYARMVRWSERRAPDEVAAEGAIARTVLGTLIGFGWFAAVIGNIAFLDGYRVDGFGTATGPVGLFGFMAAAAVTEELMFRGVLFRVVEERAGTWTALALTSVLFGLWHMLNPDATVWGAVAIAVSAGGTLAAVYAATRNLWEPIGLHFGWNFAEAGIFGTEVSGNGRTEGLLRGVTSGPDLLTGGRFGPEASPYTVVFGVLLTIAFMWLAHRRGNLVPRRPGARGAAAATLAQ from the coding sequence ATGCGGTCGTTGAAGCAACTCCTGCCCGTCGCAGCGGTCGCTTTCGTTGGCGGCCGGGGCCTTATGGCCGTGAAGGACAACGCGCTTCTGAGCCTGGTCCTCGGTGTCGCGACGGCCGCGCTCGCCGTGTTGGTGTACGCCCGGATGGTGCGGTGGTCCGAGCGCCGCGCGCCTGACGAGGTCGCCGCCGAAGGCGCCATCGCCCGTACCGTCCTGGGGACGCTGATCGGGTTCGGGTGGTTCGCGGCCGTCATCGGGAACATCGCCTTCCTCGACGGCTACCGGGTCGACGGCTTCGGGACGGCGACGGGCCCGGTCGGCCTGTTCGGCTTCATGGCCGCCGCCGCCGTGACGGAGGAACTGATGTTCCGCGGCGTCCTGTTCCGGGTCGTCGAGGAGCGCGCCGGCACGTGGACGGCGCTGGCGCTGACCAGCGTGCTGTTCGGCCTGTGGCACATGCTCAACCCGGACGCCACCGTGTGGGGCGCGGTCGCCATCGCGGTCTCGGCCGGCGGAACGCTCGCCGCCGTGTACGCCGCCACCCGCAACCTCTGGGAGCCGATCGGACTGCACTTCGGCTGGAACTTCGCCGAGGCCGGCATCTTCGGCACCGAGGTGTCCGGCAATGGCAGAACGGAAGGGCTTCTGCGAGGCGTGACGTCCGGACCGGACCTGCTCACCGGCGGCCGGTTCGGGCCGGAGGCGAGCCCGTACACGGTCGTGTTCGGCGTGCTGCTGACGATCGCCTTCATGTGGCTGGCCCACAGGCGGGGCAACCTGGTTCCCCGGAGGCCCGGCGCCCGCGGGGCCGCGGCCGCTACCCTCGCCCAGTGA
- a CDS encoding glycoside hydrolase family 97 catalytic domain-containing protein, which yields MTLVMAAALMAPGGFAIAPARAEAPTPSGGLVEAAGKDARVVRSPDGELRVAIATEDGRLTYSVKERGRVLVGASGLGMDLAGRPSLTRDMSIQSVDRRTIDETWKPVWGTSSKVRNHANELTVHAVQAGTGFKLDLVFRVFDDGVGFRYHFPGQPGLGAYTVTAEQTEFAFEPAARSWSIAAGTNWTADEKHYRDLPLSGVPTAQTPMTASPAADSYVVVHEADLTDYPSMTLKAVPGRPGAFSSDLISLPDGTKAKLNGEFSTPWRTLTTGERPGDLGESHLVENLNDPCAICDDTSWIKPATYVGVWWELQRRATTWNAGPNHGATTARVKQYIDLAKRAGARFVLAEGWNTNSGGSWTGQDFLTPQADLDLPEVLRYAKANGVGFIAHNETRGDVDHYDQNLEKIFSSYEALGIHSIKTGYATKYLLGGVNRSHYDQEAVRHYQRVVDAAARHHITVDAHEAIKPTGLARTYPNMMTGEGVAGMEQHNYMGANGNPPAQATILPFTRFMGGPADYTPGVLNVTWDPARLGTRVQTTSAAQLALYPTFFSPMQMLADTPENYAAHPGFAFLKDMPATWDETRVLDSVIGDYTTTARRSGGTWYLGAITDENDRTLQVPLSFLPPGQFVAETYADAQETTWKGDPLPVEIRKTLVRSSTRLSMSLVGGGGQAVRFRPATAEDLRGLSRYAAPRADYGAAEAVLDQGTQRLTVKAPLTNEGSTVAEFQARVFLDGRAAGEARRVRVAGGGTRTVEWTLPASEVPDGDFRVAVGTSGAGPGKPVRVEQTRSLLDLVRDLRRAGKLTPSAAAGLQPAIVKGEAMLRRGDVTGRLLALQDVRLALYGLPLDEVSAQGRTAIDDRLTARLGAPEGLLSLALKVRVATDEGAVDPALSGRLTAEIKAAVHAAAARDATGMREALDRFNVLVEGAPIAPDLAAGLLAASRALAAEPRTIEAESAQFVSGACRRTDHTGYTGTGFVACLKTKDSGLRFDAPVSAEGLYTVRLRYANAMGSTRTMTLAGGAQSVQLQFPDLASWDTWAELRAGVRLAPATPLTFVYGPNDNGNVNLDSITIEPELGAVHR from the coding sequence GTGACGCTCGTCATGGCGGCGGCCCTCATGGCCCCGGGAGGGTTCGCGATCGCCCCGGCCCGAGCCGAAGCGCCCACACCCTCCGGCGGACTCGTCGAGGCCGCCGGAAAGGACGCTCGGGTCGTCCGGTCCCCGGACGGCGAGCTGCGGGTGGCGATCGCCACCGAGGACGGGCGGCTCACCTACAGCGTGAAGGAGCGCGGCAGGGTCCTCGTCGGCGCGTCCGGACTCGGCATGGATCTCGCGGGACGGCCCAGCCTCACGCGGGACATGTCCATCCAGTCCGTCGATCGGCGCACGATAGACGAGACGTGGAAACCCGTGTGGGGCACGTCCAGCAAGGTCAGGAACCACGCCAACGAGCTCACGGTCCACGCGGTCCAGGCCGGGACCGGGTTCAAGCTCGACCTGGTGTTCCGGGTCTTCGACGACGGGGTCGGGTTCCGCTACCACTTCCCCGGACAGCCGGGCCTCGGCGCCTACACCGTCACCGCCGAGCAGACGGAGTTCGCCTTCGAGCCCGCCGCGAGGAGCTGGTCGATCGCCGCGGGCACCAACTGGACCGCCGACGAGAAGCACTACCGCGACCTGCCCCTGTCCGGCGTCCCCACCGCGCAGACGCCCATGACCGCCTCGCCCGCCGCCGACTCCTACGTGGTGGTCCACGAGGCCGACCTGACCGACTACCCCAGCATGACGCTGAAGGCGGTGCCGGGACGGCCCGGGGCGTTCTCCAGCGACCTGATCAGCCTCCCCGACGGCACGAAGGCCAAGCTGAACGGCGAGTTCTCCACACCCTGGCGCACCCTGACCACGGGCGAGCGCCCCGGCGACCTCGGCGAGTCCCATCTGGTCGAGAACCTCAACGACCCATGCGCGATCTGCGACGACACGTCCTGGATCAAGCCCGCGACGTACGTCGGCGTCTGGTGGGAACTGCAACGGCGGGCCACCACCTGGAACGCCGGGCCGAACCACGGCGCGACCACCGCGCGGGTCAAGCAGTACATCGACCTGGCCAAGCGGGCGGGCGCCCGGTTCGTGCTGGCCGAGGGCTGGAACACCAACTCCGGCGGCTCGTGGACGGGCCAGGACTTCCTGACCCCGCAGGCCGACCTCGACCTCCCCGAGGTGCTGCGGTACGCCAAGGCCAACGGCGTCGGGTTCATCGCGCACAACGAGACCCGGGGCGACGTCGACCACTACGACCAGAACCTGGAGAAGATCTTCTCCAGCTACGAGGCCCTGGGCATCCACTCGATCAAGACCGGCTATGCCACGAAGTACCTGCTCGGCGGGGTCAACCGCAGCCACTACGACCAGGAGGCCGTCCGGCACTACCAGCGGGTGGTCGACGCGGCGGCCCGGCACCACATCACGGTCGACGCCCATGAGGCGATCAAACCCACCGGCCTCGCGCGCACCTACCCGAACATGATGACGGGCGAGGGCGTCGCGGGCATGGAGCAGCACAACTATATGGGCGCCAACGGCAACCCGCCCGCGCAGGCCACGATCCTCCCCTTCACCCGGTTCATGGGAGGGCCCGCCGACTACACGCCCGGCGTCCTCAACGTCACCTGGGACCCGGCCCGCCTCGGGACCCGCGTCCAGACCACGTCGGCCGCGCAGCTCGCCCTGTATCCGACGTTCTTCAGCCCCATGCAGATGCTCGCGGACACCCCCGAGAACTACGCCGCCCACCCCGGATTCGCGTTCCTCAAGGACATGCCCGCCACGTGGGACGAGACCCGCGTCCTGGACAGCGTCATCGGGGACTACACCACGACGGCCCGGCGGAGCGGCGGGACCTGGTATCTCGGAGCGATCACCGACGAGAACGACCGGACCCTCCAGGTGCCGCTGTCGTTCCTGCCGCCGGGCCAGTTCGTGGCGGAGACCTACGCCGACGCCCAGGAGACCACCTGGAAGGGCGACCCGCTGCCCGTCGAGATCCGCAAGACGCTGGTCAGGTCCTCCACCCGGCTGTCCATGTCACTCGTCGGCGGCGGCGGTCAGGCGGTCAGGTTCAGGCCCGCGACCGCCGAAGACCTCCGGGGCCTCTCCCGGTACGCCGCGCCACGTGCGGACTACGGCGCCGCCGAAGCCGTGCTGGACCAGGGCACCCAGCGGCTCACCGTGAAGGCTCCGCTCACCAACGAGGGCAGCACCGTGGCCGAATTCCAGGCCCGGGTGTTCCTCGACGGCCGCGCCGCCGGCGAGGCCCGGCGCGTCCGCGTGGCGGGCGGCGGAACCAGGACCGTCGAGTGGACGCTGCCCGCCTCCGAGGTGCCCGACGGGGACTTCCGGGTCGCGGTGGGCACGTCCGGCGCCGGTCCCGGCAAGCCGGTCCGGGTGGAGCAGACGCGTTCACTGCTCGACCTCGTCCGGGACCTGCGGCGCGCCGGCAAGCTGACGCCGTCGGCGGCGGCCGGCCTCCAGCCCGCGATCGTCAAGGGCGAGGCCATGCTCCGCCGGGGCGACGTGACCGGCCGTCTCCTGGCCCTGCAGGACGTGCGGCTCGCCCTCTACGGTCTTCCTCTCGACGAGGTGAGCGCGCAGGGCCGCACCGCGATCGACGACCGGCTCACCGCCCGGCTCGGCGCACCGGAGGGGCTCCTCTCTCTCGCACTGAAGGTGCGGGTGGCGACCGACGAAGGCGCCGTCGACCCGGCCCTGTCCGGCAGGCTCACCGCCGAGATCAAGGCCGCTGTCCACGCTGCGGCCGCGCGCGACGCGACGGGGATGAGGGAGGCCCTCGACCGGTTCAACGTCCTGGTCGAGGGCGCGCCGATCGCCCCGGACCTCGCGGCCGGCCTGCTGGCCGCGAGCAGGGCGCTCGCCGCCGAACCACGCACGATCGAGGCGGAGTCCGCGCAGTTCGTCAGCGGCGCGTGCCGGCGCACCGACCACACCGGCTACACCGGCACCGGCTTCGTGGCCTGCCTCAAGACCAAGGACAGCGGCCTGCGGTTCGATGCCCCGGTCAGCGCCGAGGGCCTCTACACGGTCCGCCTCCGCTACGCCAACGCCATGGGCTCGACGCGGACCATGACGCTCGCCGGCGGAGCGCAGTCCGTCCAACTTCAGTTCCCCGACCTTGCGTCCTGGGACACGTGGGCGGAACTGCGGGCCGGCGTCCGTCTCGCCCCGGCCACGCCGCTGACCTTCGTCTACGGGCCGAACGACAACGGCAACGTCAACCTGGACTCGATCACCATCGAACCCGAACTTGGGGCCGTCCACCGATAA
- a CDS encoding ROK family transcriptional regulator has product MPNPPNPRIERSRRAVLDALNQSFPATRQELSRRTGLAPSTVAGIVRGLLAEGLVHEHPAAERAGRGRPSSPLSPHRPPGYLVGIDFGHTHVSAALASTAQHVVAEDRVPVDVDGSAGHALDQAGALVAGLLDRSGVRAGSVLRTVAGIPGPINQATGRIQSATILAGWAGVRPREELTARLGGEVVIANDAELAALAEHTHGAARNVSDLIYVKASHGIGAGLILAGRRYTGAYGASGEIGHTLIQEGGAQCRCGQRGCLESVVSIGEVWRQLIAAGLPLPERPDDLSLDALVDNPVVARIVADAGRRLGRVLSDLCNALDPAMLVIGGELATGGDPLLEGIRESLRRFAQPAISDRVQVRSSSLGARAALAGALTLAATESIP; this is encoded by the coding sequence GTGCCCAACCCACCGAACCCGAGGATCGAACGCAGCAGGCGCGCGGTCCTCGACGCGCTGAACCAGTCCTTCCCCGCGACCCGGCAGGAACTGAGCCGCCGGACCGGGCTCGCGCCGAGCACGGTGGCGGGGATCGTCCGGGGGCTGCTGGCCGAAGGCCTGGTGCACGAGCATCCGGCCGCCGAGCGGGCGGGCCGGGGCAGGCCGTCCTCCCCGCTGTCGCCGCACCGCCCCCCGGGGTATCTCGTCGGTATCGACTTCGGGCACACGCACGTCTCCGCGGCCCTCGCCTCGACCGCGCAGCACGTCGTCGCCGAGGACCGGGTGCCCGTCGACGTGGACGGCTCGGCGGGGCACGCGCTCGACCAGGCGGGGGCCCTCGTCGCCGGCCTGCTCGACCGTTCGGGAGTCCGGGCCGGTTCGGTGCTGCGGACGGTGGCGGGGATCCCGGGGCCGATCAATCAGGCGACCGGCCGGATCCAGTCGGCCACGATCCTCGCGGGCTGGGCCGGGGTCCGGCCGCGGGAGGAGCTCACCGCCAGGCTCGGCGGCGAGGTGGTGATCGCGAACGACGCGGAGCTCGCCGCGCTGGCCGAGCACACGCACGGGGCCGCCCGGAACGTGTCCGACCTGATCTATGTCAAGGCGTCCCACGGCATCGGGGCCGGGCTGATCCTCGCGGGACGGCGGTACACCGGGGCGTACGGAGCGTCCGGGGAGATCGGGCACACGCTGATCCAGGAGGGCGGGGCGCAGTGCCGGTGCGGCCAGCGCGGCTGCCTGGAGTCGGTGGTGTCGATCGGCGAGGTGTGGCGGCAGCTCATCGCGGCGGGGCTCCCGCTCCCCGAACGGCCCGACGACCTGTCACTGGACGCCCTGGTCGACAACCCGGTGGTGGCCCGGATCGTCGCCGATGCGGGACGCAGGCTCGGACGCGTCCTGTCCGACCTGTGCAACGCCCTGGACCCGGCGATGCTCGTCATCGGCGGCGAGCTCGCGACGGGAGGCGACCCCCTCCTGGAGGGGATCCGCGAGTCCCTGCGCCGCTTCGCCCAACCCGCGATCAGCGACCGGGTCCAGGTCCGGTCCTCATCCCTGGGCGCCCGCGCGGCCCTGGCCGGCGCCCTGACCCTCGCCGCCACGGAGTCCATCCCCTGA